From a region of the Dehalococcoidales bacterium genome:
- a CDS encoding SPFH domain-containing protein: protein MSGGIIALIVILVVAVIILFRSLKVIRQFERGIVERLGRYKETLDPGLKFLVPFIDNLAVKVDMRETVLDIEPQPVITMDNVAVTVDAVVYYYVADAKARTYEVANFGMAVSKLAQTNIRNVIGEMSLDETLTSRERINAALRETLDEATDKWGVKVTRVEVKEIEPPRDIADAMSKQMKAEREKRGIILEAEAYREKQILEAEGDKQNAILKAEGNRQREILEAEGDRQAAILRAEGEAKAVEEVSNAADKFFVGNAQLLKQLQVTQAALENNTKLVMSDQSRLINVLGLGEKQSSGDSSK from the coding sequence ATGTCAGGTGGAATTATTGCGCTTATTGTAATCCTGGTGGTGGCCGTAATTATCCTGTTCCGTTCCTTGAAGGTGATTCGGCAGTTTGAGCGAGGCATCGTCGAGCGGCTGGGCAGGTACAAGGAAACGCTCGACCCCGGGCTGAAGTTCCTTGTCCCATTCATTGACAACCTTGCGGTAAAGGTTGATATGAGAGAAACGGTGCTTGATATTGAACCGCAGCCGGTAATTACTATGGATAACGTTGCCGTTACCGTGGATGCGGTTGTCTACTATTACGTAGCGGATGCCAAGGCACGGACCTATGAAGTAGCCAACTTCGGCATGGCCGTGAGCAAGCTGGCGCAGACCAACATCAGGAACGTCATCGGTGAGATGAGCCTGGATGAAACGCTGACGTCACGGGAACGCATCAATGCTGCCCTGCGGGAGACCCTGGATGAGGCTACCGATAAATGGGGTGTAAAGGTAACCAGGGTAGAGGTCAAGGAGATTGAGCCACCCAGGGACATTGCCGATGCCATGAGCAAGCAGATGAAGGCGGAGCGCGAGAAACGGGGAATTATCCTTGAAGCGGAAGCTTACCGGGAGAAGCAAATCCTGGAGGCCGAGGGTGATAAGCAGAACGCGATACTGAAGGCCGAGGGTAACCGGCAGCGCGAGATACTGGAGGCCGAGGGTGACAGGCAGGCTGCGATTCTGAGGGCTGAAGGTGAAGCTAAGGCGGTTGAAGAAGTATCCAATGCGGCCGATAAGTTCTTTGTCGGTAATGCCCAGTTGCTGAAGCAGCTCCAGGTTACCCAGGCAGCTCTTGAGAATAACACCAAACTCGTTATGTCCGACCAGTCCCGGCTGATAAACGTCCTGGGACTGGGGGAGAAACAGTCAAGCGGCGATAGCTCGAAGTGA
- a CDS encoding NfeD family protein produces the protein MEFADQWLWLIFVGVGLAMVLVEFLGGGFSGFELVIIGSVFIAGGLVASPFDSWPVAVIVTSVLCFAYIAAGRRYLRRWTQTRKAKTNIDTIIGTRGVVVKEITKYAPGRIQVRGVRWRASADEEMEKGQEVTVIEIRGTTLTVKKTEGGD, from the coding sequence ATGGAGTTTGCAGACCAGTGGTTGTGGCTGATATTCGTGGGTGTAGGACTCGCGATGGTCCTGGTCGAGTTCCTCGGCGGTGGTTTCAGCGGGTTCGAGCTGGTCATCATCGGTTCGGTCTTTATCGCAGGGGGGCTTGTCGCCTCACCGTTCGATTCCTGGCCGGTGGCCGTTATTGTCACCAGCGTGCTCTGCTTCGCCTACATCGCCGCCGGACGGAGATACCTCCGCCGCTGGACGCAGACCAGGAAGGCAAAGACGAACATCGATACCATCATCGGAACACGGGGTGTCGTGGTGAAAGAGATTACGAAGTATGCCCCCGGCCGGATTCAAGTTCGCGGGGTTCGGTGGCGGGCATCGGCCGATGAAGAGATGGAGAAAGGGCAGGAGGTAACCGTTATCGAAATTCGTGGGACGACTCTGACAGTAAAGAAAACAGAAGGAGGTGACTGA
- the rpsB gene encoding 30S ribosomal protein S2 — translation MAETVTIKELLEAGAHFGHPTSRWHPRMKQYIFTKRDGIHIIDLERTASMLEKACEFIKQVAVEGGDVMFVGTKKQAHDAIEEEAQRCGMFFVNLRWIGGTLTNFATIQSRIDYLVRLEDQQARGGFVGLPKKEILKIGEKIARLNRQMGGFKEMTRLPAALFIIDTTKEGIAIAEAKRVGVPIVAVIDSNSNPVDIDYPIPANDDAIRAIRLVCSKIANSILEGKAAVAMEAIEEGEGVDLEEPEQVPDGEPLVYTPDDE, via the coding sequence TTGGCGGAGACCGTCACAATAAAAGAACTACTTGAGGCTGGGGCCCATTTCGGGCATCCGACCAGTCGCTGGCATCCTCGCATGAAGCAGTACATCTTTACCAAGCGTGATGGCATTCACATCATTGACCTGGAGCGAACCGCCAGTATGCTTGAGAAGGCCTGTGAGTTTATCAAGCAGGTAGCCGTCGAGGGCGGTGACGTCATGTTTGTGGGCACCAAGAAGCAGGCCCACGATGCCATCGAAGAAGAAGCCCAGCGATGCGGGATGTTCTTCGTCAACCTGCGCTGGATAGGGGGTACCCTGACCAACTTCGCCACCATCCAGTCACGCATTGACTATCTGGTGCGCCTGGAAGACCAGCAGGCCCGGGGAGGCTTCGTTGGACTCCCCAAGAAAGAGATTCTCAAGATTGGAGAAAAAATAGCCCGTCTCAATCGGCAGATGGGGGGCTTCAAGGAGATGACCCGCCTGCCCGCCGCGCTGTTCATCATTGACACCACGAAGGAAGGCATCGCCATCGCCGAAGCCAAACGGGTCGGAGTACCGATAGTAGCCGTGATAGACAGCAATTCCAACCCTGTCGATATTGACTACCCCATTCCCGCCAACGATGACGCTATCAGAGCCATCAGGCTGGTATGCAGCAAGATTGCCAACTCCATACTGGAAGGCAAGGCCGCGGTAGCGATGGAAGCCATCGAGGAAGGAGAAGGGGTAGACCTGGAAGAACCAGAGCAAGTTCCGGATGGTGAACCGCTGGTGTATACCCCCGATGATGAATAA
- a CDS encoding elongation factor Ts: MMNNNMSVSTEKIKELRDQTGAGIMDCRNALLKTEGDMEKASEILKEQSLVRVDKKSQRETSQGLVETYVHTGGRIGAMVELNCETDFVARTPEFQELAHNLAMQVAAQEPLCITEEQMPEDADTEPEIACLLLQAFIKDPEKTIQDLITETAARVGENVRVSKFARFELGQGECRVAELSADVATGADS, from the coding sequence ATGATGAATAACAACATGAGCGTTTCTACGGAGAAAATCAAGGAACTCAGAGACCAGACAGGTGCCGGCATAATGGACTGCCGGAATGCGCTCCTCAAAACAGAAGGAGACATGGAAAAGGCAAGCGAGATTCTGAAAGAGCAGAGTCTGGTCCGGGTAGACAAGAAGAGCCAGCGTGAGACCTCGCAGGGACTGGTTGAGACCTACGTACATACCGGCGGACGCATCGGAGCGATGGTTGAGCTGAACTGCGAGACTGACTTCGTCGCCCGCACCCCGGAGTTCCAGGAATTAGCGCACAACCTGGCAATGCAGGTTGCCGCCCAGGAACCCCTGTGCATCACTGAGGAACAGATGCCTGAAGATGCCGATACGGAGCCGGAGATAGCCTGCCTGCTGCTCCAGGCCTTCATCAAGGACCCTGAGAAGACCATCCAGGACCTTATCACCGAGACCGCGGCCAGGGTTGGTGAGAACGTCAGAGTAAGCAAATTTGCCAGATTTGAACTGGGGCAGGGAGAGTGCCGCGTGGCCGAACTGAGTGCAGACGTTGCTACCGGTGCGGACTCCTGA
- the pyrH gene encoding UMP kinase: MVTPKYRRIVLKLSGEAFSGGADFGIDPTVSTWVARQIKRVSEMGVEVAVVVGGGNIWRGAQAEQHGMDRATADYAGMLATVINALSLQDALEREGVTTRTQSALNIQQVAEPYIRRRAIRHLEKGRVVIFAAGTGNPFMTTDTAAALRAIEIGAGALLMTKNNVDGIYSADPRKDPKARKFDSITYLDAINMRLEVMDATALSLCLENKLPIIVFNFLADRSIERAVMGEPIGTLVSSRKSDE, translated from the coding sequence ATCGTTACTCCTAAGTATCGGCGCATCGTCCTCAAGCTCAGTGGTGAGGCCTTCAGCGGCGGAGCCGATTTTGGTATCGATCCCACGGTCTCCACCTGGGTAGCCAGGCAGATCAAGCGGGTCAGCGAGATGGGGGTGGAAGTCGCCGTCGTCGTGGGTGGTGGCAATATCTGGCGGGGCGCTCAGGCGGAGCAGCACGGGATGGACCGGGCCACCGCAGACTATGCCGGAATGCTGGCCACAGTAATCAACGCCCTCTCCCTTCAGGATGCCCTGGAAAGGGAAGGTGTGACCACCAGGACCCAGTCTGCACTGAATATCCAGCAGGTAGCCGAACCCTACATCAGGCGAAGGGCTATCCGTCACCTGGAAAAAGGCAGGGTGGTTATCTTTGCAGCGGGAACGGGAAACCCATTCATGACCACGGATACCGCCGCCGCCCTGCGGGCGATAGAGATTGGTGCAGGGGCACTGTTGATGACCAAGAACAATGTTGATGGCATCTACAGTGCCGACCCCCGCAAAGACCCCAAAGCCAGGAAGTTCGATTCCATTACCTACCTCGATGCCATCAATATGCGGCTTGAGGTAATGGATGCTACCGCACTATCCCTCTGCCTGGAAAATAAACTGCCGATAATCGTCTTTAATTTCCTGGCAGACCGGAGTATAGAACGTGCCGTGATGGGCGAGCCAATCGGCACACTGGTGTCCAGCAGGAAGAGCGATGAGTGA
- the frr gene encoding ribosome recycling factor — protein MSEDTLLNIEQKMRKSLEALQKELAGIRTGRASPALIENVRVEYAGAIMPLNQVASISTQGANLLIIQPWDRASVSSIEKAILASDLGLNPASDGRVIRVNIPPLTEERRQELIKVVRRRIEQGRVEIRNLRREALDELRTQEKNKELSQDEDKRLQAQLQKITDGFIAESERIGHDKEAEILEV, from the coding sequence ATGAGTGAGGATACTCTGCTAAACATCGAACAGAAGATGCGGAAATCGCTGGAGGCCCTGCAGAAGGAGCTGGCCGGTATCCGCACCGGGCGCGCTTCACCGGCATTGATAGAAAACGTCAGGGTGGAGTATGCCGGTGCCATCATGCCACTTAACCAGGTCGCCAGCATCTCCACACAAGGGGCAAACCTGTTAATAATCCAGCCCTGGGACAGGGCAAGCGTCAGCAGCATCGAGAAGGCTATCCTGGCATCTGACCTGGGTCTGAACCCGGCCAGTGATGGCCGCGTCATACGAGTGAATATCCCCCCGCTGACTGAAGAACGTCGACAGGAACTCATCAAGGTCGTTCGGCGCAGGATTGAGCAAGGGAGGGTGGAAATCCGTAATCTGAGGCGGGAAGCTTTGGACGAACTCAGGACACAGGAGAAGAACAAAGAGCTCTCGCAGGATGAGGATAAGCGTCTACAGGCACAGCTACAGAAGATCACCGATGGTTTCATTGCCGAGAGCGAGCGCATCGGTCATGACAAAGAAGCGGAAATCCTGGAGGTCTAG
- the uppS gene encoding polyprenyl diphosphate synthase, with protein MTVAKSTPKQLERLPNHVAIVPDGNGRWAEKRGWPRLEGHQAGAENMHRMVQYLNKYPISYLTLYGFSTENWNRPESEIKGLFQILTAFIDRYLDEIHEKGIRLRHIGRLHQLPQSLRESITRAIAATRDNTSMTLCVAFNYGGRAEIVDALQRLIADGVRPEDITEESLSKYLYAGDIPDVDLLIRTGDETRLSNFLLWQTAYSEYHFTRVLWPDFSKRDLDRALLSYSRRKRRFGGLG; from the coding sequence ATGACGGTTGCGAAATCGACCCCCAAACAACTGGAACGTCTGCCCAACCATGTAGCCATCGTACCCGATGGCAACGGCCGATGGGCAGAAAAACGTGGCTGGCCCAGGCTTGAGGGCCACCAGGCCGGGGCGGAAAACATGCACCGCATGGTGCAGTACCTCAATAAGTACCCGATAAGCTACCTTACCCTCTATGGGTTCTCCACCGAGAACTGGAACCGTCCCGAATCTGAGATTAAGGGCCTGTTCCAGATTCTAACAGCATTTATAGACCGGTATCTTGATGAAATCCACGAGAAGGGTATCAGGCTGCGCCATATTGGCCGACTTCATCAGTTGCCGCAGAGCCTGCGGGAGTCGATAACCAGGGCAATTGCGGCCACCAGGGACAACACCAGCATGACGCTCTGCGTTGCCTTCAACTACGGGGGGCGCGCCGAGATCGTCGACGCCCTGCAGCGGCTAATTGCCGATGGTGTCAGACCTGAAGACATTACCGAGGAGTCACTCAGCAAGTATCTCTATGCCGGCGATATACCTGATGTCGACCTCTTGATTCGTACCGGTGACGAAACCAGGCTGAGTAATTTCCTGCTGTGGCAGACAGCCTACAGCGAGTACCACTTCACCAGGGTCCTCTGGCCGGACTTCAGCAAGCGTGACCTGGACAGAGCCCTCCTGTCATACAGCCGAAGGAAAAGGCGGTTTGGCGGGCTGGGGTAG
- a CDS encoding phosphatidate cytidylyltransferase: protein MLKKRIITTLVIIPLPVAAIWFGEPWFTALMAVVAVLGVMEFYRLAVASRASPLVHIGVVLTLLFIISRNPDLLSFLAPHFDPGLLIPLLLMLAIALPMLWLLIRPRTGAAFVNWAWTLGGILYVGWLLSHLVSLRGMTDGMNWVFLVILANAASDTTAFFIGRSFGRHRLAPRISPNKTWEGALAGVVGAMVFSLLFTAPRLFAATNPLYVEGFICWQALSLGLLVSVFGQLGDLAESLLKRHAGVKDSGSLLPGHGGVLDRMDSIIFAGIVVYYYVVWVIQ from the coding sequence ATGCTTAAAAAAAGGATCATCACCACTCTGGTCATCATCCCCCTGCCTGTTGCGGCTATCTGGTTTGGAGAACCCTGGTTTACGGCCCTGATGGCTGTGGTGGCAGTGCTTGGCGTCATGGAGTTCTATCGGTTGGCCGTCGCCTCCAGGGCATCGCCACTTGTCCACATTGGGGTGGTACTGACTCTTCTCTTTATCATCAGTCGGAACCCGGACCTGTTATCGTTTCTGGCACCTCACTTCGACCCCGGCCTGTTGATACCACTTCTATTGATGCTGGCAATCGCGCTCCCCATGCTCTGGCTTCTGATACGACCGCGCACCGGCGCAGCCTTTGTCAACTGGGCGTGGACGCTCGGCGGAATCCTCTATGTGGGCTGGCTCCTCAGCCACCTGGTGTCACTGAGGGGCATGACCGACGGTATGAACTGGGTATTCCTTGTTATTCTGGCCAATGCTGCCTCCGATACCACTGCCTTCTTCATCGGCAGGTCTTTCGGACGCCACCGCCTGGCACCGCGAATCAGCCCCAACAAGACCTGGGAAGGCGCCCTGGCCGGAGTGGTCGGCGCAATGGTGTTCAGTTTGCTATTTACTGCGCCACGACTGTTTGCCGCAACCAACCCACTCTATGTCGAGGGCTTTATCTGTTGGCAGGCGCTGAGCCTCGGCCTCCTCGTCAGCGTGTTCGGACAGCTTGGTGACCTTGCAGAATCGCTGCTCAAGCGCCATGCCGGAGTCAAAGACTCCGGCAGCCTGCTGCCGGGACACGGGGGCGTCCTGGACCGGATGGACAGCATTATCTTCGCAGGTATCGTGGTATACTACTATGTAGTATGGGTAATACAGTAA
- a CDS encoding 1-deoxy-D-xylulose-5-phosphate reductoisomerase yields the protein MGNTVKRLAILGSTGSIGRQTLQVVRNLPSRFRVVALTAGQNIDLLSRQMEEFRPSFVHCQAEDIPRTGFEHLLPEEMARHTEVDIVVVATSGKAGLTAVLSAVRAGKDVALANKESLVMAGDIITREAEANGARIFPVDSEHSAIWQCLRGEEKSVARIYLTASGGPFRGYSPEELERVTAAQALKHPSWQMGKKVTIDSATLMNKGLEIIEAHWLFDVPYDGIRVIVHPQSIIHSMVEFADGSIKAQMSYPDMRLPIQYALTYPERLPNAELPRIDWSVVRELTFEQPDPDRFPCLRLAIEAGKTGGTQPAVLCAADEVAADLFLSGDIGFTDIARLVGQVLAEHETITGPGLEDIISADGWARQRTHVLAGEGNPC from the coding sequence ATGGGTAATACAGTAAAACGGCTGGCCATCCTCGGTTCTACCGGTTCAATCGGTAGACAGACGCTTCAGGTCGTGCGTAACCTCCCATCCCGGTTCCGCGTCGTGGCATTGACGGCAGGACAGAACATTGACCTGCTGTCCAGGCAGATGGAGGAGTTCCGGCCGAGCTTCGTTCATTGCCAGGCAGAAGACATTCCCCGTACCGGTTTCGAGCATCTCCTTCCGGAGGAGATGGCCCGTCACACCGAGGTAGATATAGTTGTCGTTGCCACCTCGGGGAAGGCAGGGTTGACCGCAGTGTTATCGGCGGTCAGGGCCGGTAAGGATGTCGCCCTGGCCAACAAGGAATCGCTGGTCATGGCCGGCGATATCATCACACGGGAGGCGGAGGCAAACGGTGCCCGCATCTTTCCGGTGGACAGCGAACACAGCGCCATCTGGCAGTGCCTTCGGGGTGAAGAAAAGTCCGTGGCCCGCATATATCTAACTGCTTCAGGGGGGCCTTTCCGTGGCTATTCACCGGAAGAGCTGGAGCGAGTAACCGCCGCCCAGGCCCTGAAACACCCCTCCTGGCAGATGGGAAAGAAAGTCACAATCGACTCCGCTACCCTGATGAACAAGGGGCTGGAGATAATCGAAGCCCACTGGCTGTTCGATGTTCCCTATGACGGAATCCGGGTTATTGTTCATCCGCAGAGCATCATTCATTCCATGGTTGAATTCGCCGACGGCTCGATCAAGGCCCAGATGAGCTATCCCGATATGCGACTGCCGATTCAGTATGCCCTCACTTACCCCGAGCGCCTGCCCAATGCAGAGCTTCCCCGGATAGACTGGTCTGTGGTCCGGGAGCTGACCTTCGAGCAGCCGGACCCTGACCGGTTTCCCTGCCTGAGGCTGGCAATCGAGGCCGGAAAAACGGGAGGGACCCAGCCCGCCGTCCTCTGTGCCGCCGACGAGGTGGCCGCTGACCTCTTTCTATCCGGAGACATCGGCTTTACGGACATCGCCCGTCTGGTGGGGCAGGTGCTGGCGGAGCACGAGACCATCACCGGGCCGGGCCTGGAAGACATCATCAGCGCTGACGGCTGGGCGAGGCAGAGGACGCATGTACTGGCCGGGGAGGGCAACCCATGCTGA
- the rseP gene encoding RIP metalloprotease RseP, which yields MLTVLSFLGVIIVIVFAHELGHFVTAKLSHVKVEEAGLFYPPRLFAFKRGETVYSINALPLGGFVKMSGEEDPDAPGSLANKSIPTRLLVLGAGSIMNFLLPVLLLSIAFMVPHDTVIGDVEVMDVAPDSPAALAGIEPGDIILSINGKVVNNSGDLQRYLYRYLGSTIPVSIRHTDLSTEEVRLTPRWEPPEGQDPIGVTTVQWVAIKAIAPDSPAAGAGIRPGDVILSIDGEEVHSVDDLGDYLDRRLDTEVAVLIRRTDLTTEEVRLTPRSDPPAEEGAMGVAVYTSSGPVTRQQLSFWQAIPKGFGQSIEIFVLFKNGVVGIISGALPFDLRGPVGIAQMTGEVARAGIGPLLEFASLISINLGIINLFPLPALDGGRLIFVFLEFVRRGKRISPKKEWQIHTIGFFLLIAVFLAVTVQDIFRIAGGG from the coding sequence ATGCTGACGGTACTTTCCTTTCTCGGCGTTATCATAGTGATAGTCTTTGCCCACGAGCTCGGGCATTTTGTAACCGCCAAGCTGTCCCACGTGAAGGTGGAGGAGGCAGGCCTTTTCTACCCGCCACGGTTGTTCGCCTTCAAGCGCGGTGAGACAGTATACTCGATAAACGCCCTTCCCCTGGGCGGATTCGTCAAGATGTCCGGCGAGGAAGACCCCGATGCACCTGGCAGCCTGGCAAACAAGAGTATCCCTACCCGGCTGCTCGTCCTCGGTGCCGGCTCGATTATGAACTTCCTGCTGCCTGTCCTGCTCCTCTCGATTGCCTTTATGGTCCCCCATGATACCGTTATCGGCGACGTCGAGGTAATGGACGTAGCACCGGACTCTCCGGCGGCCCTTGCCGGGATTGAGCCCGGGGACATCATCCTGAGCATTAACGGCAAAGTCGTGAACAATTCCGGTGACCTCCAGCGCTACCTGTACCGCTACCTGGGCAGCACCATCCCGGTCTCCATCCGGCACACCGACCTGTCCACAGAGGAGGTGCGCTTGACTCCCCGCTGGGAACCCCCGGAGGGGCAAGACCCCATTGGCGTGACCACAGTCCAGTGGGTAGCAATTAAAGCGATAGCACCAGACTCCCCGGCCGCCGGGGCAGGCATCAGACCGGGAGACGTTATCCTGAGCATAGACGGAGAAGAAGTGCATAGCGTCGACGACCTGGGGGACTATCTTGACCGGCGCCTGGATACCGAGGTAGCTGTCCTCATCCGGCGTACTGACCTGACCACGGAAGAGGTCCGCCTTACACCCCGGTCGGACCCACCCGCAGAGGAGGGGGCTATGGGTGTTGCCGTATACACCTCTTCCGGGCCGGTCACGCGGCAACAGCTTTCGTTCTGGCAGGCTATACCGAAGGGTTTCGGCCAGAGTATAGAAATCTTCGTCCTGTTCAAGAACGGCGTTGTCGGTATTATCAGTGGTGCTTTACCATTCGACCTGAGAGGGCCGGTGGGTATCGCGCAGATGACCGGAGAGGTAGCCAGGGCGGGAATAGGTCCCCTGCTGGAGTTTGCCTCCCTTATCAGTATCAACCTGGGAATCATCAACCTCTTCCCGCTTCCGGCGCTGGACGGTGGCCGGCTCATCTTTGTCTTCCTGGAGTTTGTCCGCCGGGGCAAGCGCATCTCCCCGAAGAAGGAATGGCAGATACACACCATCGGCTTCTTCCTGCTGATAGCGGTCTTCCTGGCGGTTACCGTCCAGGACATATTCAGAATCGCTGGCGGCGGGTAG